The following proteins come from a genomic window of Tepidiforma thermophila:
- the metH gene encoding methionine synthase, whose amino-acid sequence MYRPRDLPLLNRLRDQVLYAAGPIGSTLLSLNLGPEAYVAPDGESHEGCPEWLNVASPHILESIYASFYEVGVDAVDSCSFGANPVVLAEFGLADRTRELNRLAAQVIGRVRDRYSTPEWPRYSFGTVGPGTRLPSLGHITYDEIREGWREQCIGLLEGGIDVLKIETCQDLLQTKAALAAAADAMEITGRRVPVIASVTIESTGTMLLGSDIAAALATLEPLDVVDIVGINCATGPEQMVEHVRYLAQHSRRPVFIGPNAGLPEVIDGRACYTLSPEEFARYQKIFVEEFGTSIVAGCCGTTPAMFAEAIRVIGRPRPKERPTRYEPAAASLYTAVPIKQDTSFLVVGERTNATGSRAFRDLLLAEDVDGMVALAREQAAEGAHVIDVMVDYVGRDGPADMHRVVSAFRTQVAVPLVFDSTEVAVIETALKLYGGRAIVNSINLEDGERKITKLLPLIKEHGAAAVALTIDEEGQARTAEWKLRVARRIYDIAVNRYGMEPGDLLFDCLTFPMTSGQEELRRDAIETLEAIRRVKEELPGVHTILGVSNCSFGLKPAARRVLNSVFLHEAIEHGLDAAIVNAKQILPLNRIPEEQLETARDLIYDRRRDGYDPLTHFISLFESAEKEQRPAADPAHRLPVEERLRRRIINGDRRGLHDDLDEALARFDPLTIINEHLLPGMREVGDLFGAGKMQLPFVLQSAETMKAAVAYLEPHMERVEGQSKGKVVLATVRGDVHDIGKNLVDIILTNNGYTTYNLGIKQPISNIIEKAQEVGADVIGLSGLLVKSTVVMREDLEELNARELFHYPVILGGAALTRKYVEHELRQVYKGHVYYAQDAFEGLATLDRIIPALREGKPLPDLSRTSDRPKDEDSGYDPVADPNAAPAPSEHDYAPSDIERGVPIPTPPFWGSRVVRGIPLREIYPYINEIALFRGQWGYQRGDRPEDEYARFIEEEVRPIFRRWQERAIAEQLLLPAVVYGYFPALAEKNELVVWPSVEDGRPVGEPVRFRFPRQPTGRRLCIADFFRSFDEVAADPTGPQFDVVALSLVTMGPRASEFAHELFQANEYRDYLHWHGFAVEAAEALAEYWHKRVRQELGIAGKDAADIRKLFALGYQGCRYSFGYPACPDLEEQTKMAVLLRPERIGVELSETFQWHPEQTTAAVIVHHPGARYFVIR is encoded by the coding sequence ATGTACAGGCCGCGCGACCTCCCGCTGCTCAACCGCCTGCGGGACCAGGTGCTCTACGCCGCAGGTCCCATCGGTTCCACGCTGCTCTCGCTCAACCTCGGCCCCGAAGCCTACGTCGCGCCCGATGGCGAAAGCCACGAAGGCTGCCCCGAATGGCTCAACGTCGCCAGCCCCCACATCCTCGAAAGCATCTACGCCTCCTTCTACGAGGTCGGCGTCGACGCCGTCGATAGCTGCTCCTTCGGCGCTAACCCCGTCGTCCTCGCCGAGTTCGGCCTCGCCGACCGCACCCGCGAGCTCAACCGCCTCGCCGCACAGGTCATCGGCCGCGTCCGCGACCGCTACTCCACCCCCGAGTGGCCGCGCTACAGCTTCGGAACCGTCGGTCCCGGCACCCGGCTCCCCTCCCTCGGCCACATCACCTACGACGAGATCCGCGAAGGCTGGCGCGAACAGTGCATCGGCCTCCTCGAAGGCGGCATCGACGTCCTCAAAATCGAAACCTGCCAGGACCTCCTCCAAACCAAAGCCGCCCTCGCCGCCGCCGCCGACGCCATGGAAATCACCGGCCGCCGCGTGCCCGTCATCGCCTCCGTCACCATCGAGTCGACCGGCACGATGCTCCTCGGTTCCGATATCGCCGCCGCACTCGCCACCCTCGAACCGCTCGACGTCGTCGACATCGTCGGCATCAACTGCGCCACCGGCCCCGAGCAGATGGTCGAGCATGTCCGCTACCTCGCGCAGCACTCCCGCCGGCCCGTCTTCATCGGCCCCAACGCGGGCCTGCCCGAGGTCATCGACGGCCGCGCCTGCTACACCCTCTCCCCCGAAGAGTTCGCCCGCTACCAGAAGATCTTCGTCGAGGAGTTCGGCACCTCCATCGTCGCCGGCTGCTGCGGCACCACCCCCGCCATGTTCGCCGAGGCGATCCGCGTCATCGGCCGGCCCCGCCCCAAAGAGCGCCCCACCCGCTACGAGCCGGCCGCCGCCTCCCTCTATACCGCCGTCCCCATCAAACAGGACACTTCCTTCCTCGTCGTCGGCGAACGCACCAACGCCACCGGCTCCCGCGCTTTCCGCGACCTCCTCCTCGCCGAGGACGTCGACGGCATGGTCGCCCTCGCCCGCGAACAGGCCGCCGAAGGCGCCCACGTCATCGATGTCATGGTCGATTACGTCGGCCGCGACGGCCCCGCCGACATGCACCGCGTCGTCTCCGCCTTCCGCACGCAGGTCGCCGTCCCGCTCGTCTTCGATAGCACCGAAGTCGCCGTCATCGAAACCGCCCTCAAGCTCTACGGCGGCCGCGCCATCGTCAACTCCATCAACCTCGAGGACGGCGAACGGAAAATCACGAAGCTCCTCCCCCTCATCAAGGAGCACGGCGCCGCCGCCGTCGCCCTCACCATCGACGAAGAAGGCCAGGCCCGCACCGCCGAGTGGAAGCTCCGGGTTGCCCGCCGCATCTACGACATCGCCGTCAACCGCTACGGCATGGAGCCCGGCGACCTCCTTTTCGACTGCCTCACCTTCCCCATGACCAGCGGCCAGGAGGAGCTCCGCCGCGACGCCATCGAAACCCTCGAAGCCATCCGCCGCGTCAAAGAAGAGCTCCCCGGCGTCCACACCATCCTCGGCGTCTCCAACTGCTCCTTCGGCCTCAAGCCGGCCGCCCGCCGCGTCCTCAACTCCGTCTTCCTCCACGAAGCCATCGAACACGGCCTCGATGCCGCCATCGTCAACGCAAAACAGATCCTCCCGCTCAACCGCATCCCCGAAGAGCAGCTCGAAACCGCCCGCGACCTCATCTACGACCGCCGCCGCGACGGCTACGACCCGCTCACCCATTTCATCTCCCTCTTCGAATCCGCCGAGAAGGAGCAGCGTCCAGCCGCCGACCCGGCCCATCGCCTCCCGGTCGAAGAGCGCCTCCGCCGCCGCATCATCAACGGCGACCGCCGCGGCCTCCACGACGACCTCGACGAAGCCCTCGCCCGCTTCGACCCCCTCACCATCATCAACGAGCACCTCCTCCCCGGCATGCGCGAAGTCGGCGACCTCTTCGGCGCCGGCAAGATGCAGCTCCCCTTCGTCCTCCAGTCCGCCGAGACGATGAAGGCCGCCGTCGCCTACCTCGAGCCCCACATGGAGCGCGTCGAAGGCCAGTCCAAGGGCAAGGTCGTCCTCGCCACCGTCCGCGGCGACGTCCACGATATCGGCAAGAATCTCGTCGATATCATCCTCACGAATAACGGCTACACAACCTACAACCTCGGCATCAAGCAGCCGATCTCCAACATCATCGAAAAAGCCCAGGAGGTCGGCGCCGATGTCATCGGCCTCTCCGGCCTCCTCGTCAAAAGCACCGTCGTCATGCGTGAGGACCTCGAAGAGCTCAACGCCCGCGAGCTCTTCCACTACCCCGTCATCCTCGGCGGCGCCGCCCTCACCCGGAAGTACGTCGAACACGAGCTCCGCCAGGTCTACAAGGGCCACGTCTACTACGCCCAGGACGCCTTCGAAGGCCTCGCCACCCTCGACCGCATCATCCCGGCCCTCCGCGAGGGCAAACCCCTGCCCGACCTCTCCCGCACGTCCGACCGCCCGAAGGACGAAGATTCCGGCTACGACCCCGTCGCCGACCCGAATGCTGCCCCCGCCCCCTCAGAACACGACTACGCCCCCTCCGACATCGAGCGCGGCGTCCCCATCCCCACTCCGCCCTTCTGGGGCTCCCGCGTCGTCCGCGGCATCCCCCTTCGCGAGATCTACCCCTACATCAACGAAATCGCGCTCTTCCGCGGGCAGTGGGGCTACCAGCGCGGCGACCGCCCCGAAGACGAGTACGCCCGCTTCATCGAGGAGGAGGTGCGCCCCATCTTCCGCCGCTGGCAGGAGCGCGCCATCGCCGAGCAGCTCCTCCTCCCGGCCGTCGTCTACGGCTACTTCCCCGCCCTCGCCGAGAAGAACGAACTCGTCGTCTGGCCCTCCGTCGAAGATGGCCGGCCCGTCGGCGAACCCGTCCGCTTCCGCTTCCCCCGCCAGCCCACCGGCCGCCGCCTCTGCATCGCCGACTTCTTCCGCTCCTTCGACGAGGTCGCCGCCGACCCCACCGGCCCGCAGTTCGACGTCGTCGCCCTCTCCCTGGTGACGATGGGCCCCCGCGCCAGCGAGTTCGCCCACGAGCTCTTCCAGGCGAACGAGTACCGCGACTACCTCCACTGGCACGGCTTTGCCGTCGAAGCCGCCGAGGCCCTTGCCGAATACTGGCACAAGCGCGTCCGCCAGGAGCTCGGCATCGCCGGCAAAGACGCCGCCGACATCCGCAAACTCTTCGCCCTCGGCTACCAGGGCTGCCGCTACAGCTTCGGCTACCCCGCCTGCCCCGACCTCGAAGAGCAAACGAAGATGGCCGTCCTCCTCCGCCCCGAGCGCATCGGCGTCGAACTCTCCGAAACCTTCCAGTGGCACCCCGAGCAGACCACCGCCGCCGTCATCGTCCACCACCCCGGCGCCCGCTACTTCGTCATCCGCTGA
- a CDS encoding enoyl-ACP reductase FabI, whose protein sequence is MGKLDGKTALIFGVANDRSIAWGIAQAFHREGAKLAFSYAAENLERRVRPLAESVGADFIELCDVTKDEDIERVFAAAKERLGTIDVLVHAIAYANREDLAGRFVDTSREGFLLAHNVSVYSLVALARAARPLMPNGGSIITLTYYGSQKVAPKYNVMGVAKAALEATVRYLAWDLGPENIRVNAISAGPIRTLAASGISGFRDYLKAFADIAPLHRNVTIEQVGEAAVFLGSEMSSGTTGDILYVDSGYNIMGLVAETRE, encoded by the coding sequence ATGGGCAAGCTCGATGGCAAGACAGCGCTGATTTTCGGCGTCGCGAACGACCGTTCGATTGCGTGGGGGATTGCGCAGGCGTTCCACCGGGAGGGGGCGAAGCTGGCGTTTTCGTACGCGGCGGAGAACCTCGAGCGGCGGGTGCGGCCGCTGGCGGAGAGCGTGGGGGCGGACTTCATCGAGCTGTGCGATGTGACGAAAGACGAGGACATCGAGCGGGTGTTCGCGGCGGCGAAGGAGCGGCTGGGGACGATCGATGTGCTGGTGCACGCGATCGCCTATGCGAACCGGGAGGACCTCGCCGGGCGGTTCGTGGATACGTCGCGGGAGGGGTTCCTGCTGGCGCACAACGTGTCGGTGTACTCGCTGGTGGCGCTGGCGCGGGCGGCGCGGCCGCTGATGCCGAACGGCGGGAGCATCATCACGCTGACGTATTACGGTTCGCAGAAGGTGGCGCCGAAGTACAACGTGATGGGGGTGGCGAAGGCGGCGCTGGAGGCGACGGTGCGGTACCTCGCGTGGGACCTCGGGCCGGAGAACATCCGGGTGAACGCGATCAGCGCTGGGCCGATCCGGACGCTGGCGGCGAGCGGGATTTCGGGGTTCCGGGATTACCTGAAGGCGTTCGCGGATATTGCGCCGCTGCACCGGAACGTGACGATTGAGCAGGTCGGCGAGGCGGCGGTGTTCCTTGGGAGCGAGATGTCGAGCGGGACGACGGGGGACATCCTGTACGTGGACAGCGGCTACAACATCATGGGGCTCGTGGCCGAGACGCGGGAGTAG
- a CDS encoding acyl-CoA dehydrogenase family protein, with protein MEFELSEEHRLIKETARRIAREVIAPRAKEVDETGEYPHDFFEAFKKAGLLGMAIPESMGGTGNGILPLCLAIEEVAKYECGAGLMLVLSGLPTRPIVFGGTPEQQQRWLPALAAGDAKAAFCLTEPDHGSDAANLQTRAVRDGDDYILNGNKVYISGGTVADYLTVFARTGGPGAKGISAFVVDAHAPGVRIDRTDDKMGVRSVPTAHFSFQDVRVPAENLLGGVEGQGFNVAMLTLNSMRPTVGARGVGLAEGAAAYALEWARERKAFGSSVIDFEAIQFMFADMAIQIEAARNLVYKAAWLVDQGKYTREYAHHLSIAKAYATEVANRVAFDALQVLGAQGYMKDHPLERHYRDARQLMIVEGTSQIQRVVISRALIDRNLVYG; from the coding sequence ATGGAGTTCGAACTTTCGGAAGAGCACCGGCTGATCAAGGAGACTGCCCGGCGGATTGCGCGCGAGGTGATCGCGCCGCGGGCGAAGGAGGTCGACGAGACCGGGGAGTACCCGCACGACTTCTTCGAGGCGTTCAAGAAGGCGGGCCTGCTGGGGATGGCGATCCCGGAGTCGATGGGCGGCACGGGCAACGGCATCCTGCCGCTCTGCCTGGCGATCGAAGAGGTCGCGAAGTACGAGTGCGGGGCCGGGCTGATGCTGGTGCTGAGCGGGCTCCCGACCCGGCCGATCGTCTTCGGGGGCACCCCGGAGCAGCAGCAGCGATGGCTGCCGGCGCTGGCAGCCGGGGATGCCAAGGCGGCGTTCTGCCTGACCGAGCCGGACCACGGGTCGGATGCGGCGAACCTGCAGACGCGGGCGGTCCGCGACGGGGACGACTACATCCTGAACGGGAACAAGGTGTACATCTCGGGCGGGACGGTGGCGGATTACCTGACGGTGTTTGCGCGGACGGGCGGCCCGGGGGCGAAGGGGATCAGCGCCTTTGTGGTGGACGCGCACGCGCCGGGGGTGCGGATCGACCGGACGGACGACAAGATGGGCGTACGGAGCGTGCCGACGGCGCACTTCAGCTTCCAGGATGTGCGGGTGCCGGCGGAGAACCTGCTGGGGGGCGTCGAAGGGCAGGGGTTCAACGTGGCGATGCTGACGCTGAACTCGATGCGGCCGACGGTGGGCGCGCGCGGCGTCGGCCTGGCCGAGGGCGCGGCGGCCTATGCGCTGGAGTGGGCGCGGGAGCGGAAGGCGTTCGGCAGCTCGGTGATCGATTTCGAAGCGATCCAGTTCATGTTTGCGGACATGGCGATCCAGATCGAGGCGGCGCGGAACCTGGTCTATAAGGCGGCGTGGCTGGTGGACCAGGGGAAGTACACGCGGGAGTATGCGCACCATCTGTCGATTGCGAAGGCGTACGCGACGGAGGTGGCGAACCGGGTGGCGTTCGATGCGCTGCAGGTGCTTGGTGCGCAGGGGTACATGAAGGACCACCCGCTGGAGCGGCACTACCGGGATGCGCGCCAGCTGATGATTGTGGAGGGGACGAGCCAGATTCAGCGGGTGGTGATCAGCCGGGCGCTGATCGACCGGAACCTGGTCTACGGCTGA
- a CDS encoding MBL fold metallo-hydrolase: MERIRDGDLEIVIGGPTGYGNNVYVVVDRATGEAAFIDAPGDPEANMAAAEAAGVRPTRIFLTHGHFDHTPAIDALKAAYGAKLYADPDEPGLKEGQLDVPVRHGEEIAVGNLRFRVLSVPGHTPASTAYLCGKSVFVGDTLFPGGPGRSKDNAALQQEIASIVRELYTLPDDTVVYPGHGPTTTIGASKAEYAVFASREHAPDLCGDVTWLNS; the protein is encoded by the coding sequence GTGGAACGGATTCGCGATGGGGACCTGGAGATTGTGATCGGCGGGCCGACGGGCTACGGGAACAACGTGTACGTGGTGGTCGACCGGGCGACGGGCGAGGCGGCGTTCATCGATGCGCCGGGCGACCCGGAGGCGAATATGGCCGCGGCGGAGGCGGCCGGGGTGCGGCCGACACGCATCTTCCTGACCCACGGGCACTTCGACCATACGCCGGCCATCGATGCGCTGAAGGCGGCATACGGCGCGAAGCTGTACGCGGACCCGGACGAACCGGGGCTGAAGGAGGGGCAGCTCGATGTGCCGGTGCGGCACGGCGAGGAGATCGCGGTCGGGAACCTGCGGTTCCGGGTGCTGAGCGTGCCGGGGCATACGCCCGCGAGCACGGCGTACCTGTGCGGGAAGAGCGTCTTCGTGGGCGACACGCTCTTCCCGGGCGGGCCGGGGCGTTCGAAGGACAACGCGGCGCTGCAGCAGGAGATCGCGTCGATCGTGCGGGAGCTGTATACGCTGCCGGACGACACGGTGGTGTACCCCGGGCACGGGCCGACCACGACGATCGGGGCGAGCAAGGCGGAGTACGCGGTCTTCGCCAGCCGGGAGCACGCGCCGGACCTGTGCGGGGATGTGACGTGGCTGAACTCGTAG
- a CDS encoding GNAT family N-acetyltransferase: MPELAIRPAAEADLDAINRIYNHEILHGTATWDTEPWPMERRRAWWASHSDPLQPVLVAETPAGVVGFAYLTLMSEKPGWRFTREDTIYLDPAARGRGIGRRLLGALLEEARRIGVRSVVASITSTNTASIRLHESFGFTRVGTLRNAGYKFGAWLDTCYYQLDLGEPPPGAPAWDIT, translated from the coding sequence GTGCCCGAACTCGCCATTCGCCCGGCAGCCGAAGCCGACCTCGACGCCATCAACCGCATCTACAACCACGAAATCCTGCACGGCACCGCCACCTGGGATACCGAACCATGGCCCATGGAGCGCCGCCGCGCCTGGTGGGCCTCCCACAGCGACCCCCTCCAGCCCGTCCTCGTCGCCGAAACCCCCGCCGGCGTTGTCGGCTTCGCCTACCTCACCTTGATGAGCGAGAAACCCGGCTGGCGCTTTACCCGCGAAGACACCATCTACCTCGACCCCGCAGCCCGGGGCCGCGGCATCGGCCGCCGCCTCCTCGGCGCCCTCCTCGAGGAGGCCCGCCGCATCGGCGTCCGCTCCGTTGTCGCCTCCATCACCTCGACCAACACCGCCAGCATCCGCCTGCATGAATCTTTCGGCTTCACCCGCGTCGGCACCCTCCGCAATGCGGGCTACAAGTTCGGCGCCTGGCTCGATACCTGCTACTACCAGCTCGACCTCGGCGAACCGCCCCCGGGCGCCCCGGCCTGGGATATAACATAA
- a CDS encoding TVP38/TMEM64 family protein, with product MRDGIIGVLAVALGAAVTLLGLEYLHSRSVSVGLGVVVAYVVWGELTDLLGSGRKNGPLPPGTPLLMDPKFRRRVLGVLAMGGASGVILLGLLTGDIDVEKVRAWIRDLGAWGPVLLILVLAVAMIIAPIPNPPFMIAAGIAWGTVLGVVYAVIGQLLGSVVIFAISRRFGRRFIPKLIGEEGAEKVDRLAREMGPHLVFWWRMMPVSFDFAAYAAGLTGMSFRLFTTLVFLGSIVPTTVVVAFGDSFGKSWEAQVVSGALIVVALAVPSTVFFLRYRKQLPPPREWVGRMLSTGDPTPGA from the coding sequence ATGCGTGACGGGATCATCGGGGTGCTGGCGGTAGCGCTGGGAGCGGCCGTGACGCTGCTCGGACTGGAGTACCTGCACTCGCGCTCGGTGTCGGTGGGGCTGGGGGTCGTGGTTGCGTACGTGGTCTGGGGCGAACTGACGGACCTGCTCGGTTCGGGGAGGAAGAACGGCCCCCTGCCGCCCGGGACGCCGCTATTGATGGACCCGAAGTTCCGGCGGCGGGTGCTGGGGGTGCTCGCGATGGGCGGAGCGAGCGGCGTGATCCTGCTGGGGCTGCTGACCGGCGACATCGACGTGGAGAAGGTGCGGGCGTGGATTCGCGACCTGGGGGCGTGGGGGCCGGTCCTGCTGATCCTCGTGCTGGCGGTCGCGATGATCATCGCGCCGATCCCGAACCCGCCGTTCATGATTGCGGCGGGCATCGCCTGGGGGACAGTCCTCGGGGTGGTGTACGCGGTGATCGGGCAGCTGCTCGGTTCGGTGGTCATCTTTGCGATCTCGCGGCGGTTCGGGCGGCGGTTCATCCCGAAGCTGATCGGGGAGGAGGGTGCGGAGAAAGTGGACCGGCTGGCGCGGGAGATGGGACCGCACCTCGTATTCTGGTGGCGGATGATGCCGGTCTCGTTCGATTTTGCGGCGTATGCGGCCGGGCTGACGGGGATGTCGTTCCGGCTGTTTACGACGCTGGTGTTCCTCGGCTCGATTGTGCCGACGACGGTGGTGGTGGCGTTCGGAGACTCGTTCGGGAAGTCGTGGGAGGCGCAGGTGGTCTCGGGGGCGCTGATCGTGGTGGCGCTGGCTGTGCCTTCGACGGTGTTCTTCCTGCGCTACCGGAAGCAGCTGCCGCCGCCGCGGGAGTGGGTAGGGCGGATGCTGAGCACGGGGGACCCTACGCCGGGGGCGTAG
- a CDS encoding GNAT family N-acetyltransferase, translating into MSGGFRVREADAEDAEALAELYAGSGLPGAPGDAAEAARMLQTGAAFLLAEDDAGIAGAVRWREEEGVAWFDLLRSLEPPAGAELVRTVGRRTQDRGLRLARCRAPDTPGMAAYFARLGYLPVRRERAEDGRALLVLERRLPLLTVREQRRGDAAAIARLTGADPWPFEQGARPGWFVAADGERVVGVISVYDAGGGLAELAEPVVEAGYEGRGLEAWMAERAREWAQTNGFHTCVLQATPRMRALRRALEDRLWQLEGDRFVHRRPRAAEEDGAER; encoded by the coding sequence ATGAGCGGCGGTTTCCGGGTGCGGGAGGCAGACGCGGAGGACGCGGAGGCGCTTGCCGAGCTGTACGCGGGGAGCGGGCTGCCGGGCGCGCCGGGCGATGCCGCGGAGGCTGCGCGGATGCTCCAGACGGGCGCTGCGTTCCTGCTGGCGGAGGATGACGCGGGGATCGCGGGCGCGGTGCGCTGGCGGGAGGAGGAGGGGGTGGCGTGGTTCGACCTGCTGCGATCGCTGGAGCCGCCGGCGGGGGCGGAGCTGGTGCGGACGGTGGGCCGGCGGACGCAGGACCGGGGGCTGCGGCTGGCGCGCTGCCGGGCGCCCGATACCCCGGGCATGGCCGCCTACTTTGCCCGGCTGGGGTACCTGCCGGTAAGGCGGGAGCGGGCAGAGGACGGCCGGGCGCTGCTGGTGCTGGAGCGGCGGCTGCCGCTGCTGACGGTGCGGGAGCAGCGGCGGGGCGACGCGGCCGCGATCGCCAGGCTGACCGGCGCAGACCCGTGGCCGTTCGAACAGGGCGCGCGCCCGGGCTGGTTTGTGGCGGCAGACGGCGAGCGGGTGGTGGGGGTCATCAGCGTGTACGACGCCGGCGGCGGGCTGGCGGAGCTCGCGGAGCCGGTGGTGGAGGCCGGCTACGAGGGGCGCGGCCTGGAGGCCTGGATGGCAGAACGGGCGCGGGAGTGGGCCCAGACCAACGGCTTCCACACCTGCGTGCTCCAGGCGACGCCGCGGATGCGGGCGCTGCGGCGGGCGCTGGAGGACCGGCTGTGGCAGCTGGAAGGCGACCGGTTCGTCCACAGGAGGCCGCGGGCGGCCGAGGAGGATGGAGCGGAGCGGTGA
- a CDS encoding pyridoxamine 5'-phosphate oxidase family protein: protein MAELVGPPDGWWARRIGEPRTVVLSTTGPGGRAHAAAVWYLWRDGEVQIVTGRGSQKHRNIERTGQAAVTWLDDWRYLTAAGPVTAEPLTREDRYALWAHYRGPEVAAKETASDAHEEMVLLRLSPARWWGQW from the coding sequence GTGGCTGAACTCGTAGGGCCGCCGGACGGGTGGTGGGCCCGGCGGATCGGCGAGCCGCGGACGGTGGTGCTGAGCACGACGGGGCCGGGCGGGCGGGCGCACGCGGCGGCGGTCTGGTACCTCTGGCGCGACGGCGAGGTGCAGATCGTGACGGGGCGCGGTTCGCAGAAGCACCGGAATATCGAGCGGACAGGTCAGGCGGCGGTGACGTGGCTCGACGACTGGCGGTACCTGACGGCCGCGGGACCGGTGACGGCGGAGCCGCTGACGCGCGAGGACCGGTATGCGCTCTGGGCGCACTACCGCGGGCCGGAGGTTGCGGCGAAGGAGACGGCGAGCGATGCCCACGAGGAGATGGTGCTCCTGCGGCTGAGCCCGGCGCGCTGGTGGGGCCAGTGGTGA
- a CDS encoding DUF983 domain-containing protein, with product MEEHVNRAGGAGGPAGGYPNFGAARRVAAALAMRCPRCCRGAAWAGPFRMHERCPVCGLQFEREPGYFTGAMYASYFIGLFVTLPVWLWMLLAGAPFGAILVTAFGLVALVTPAAFHYSRVAWMQIDAYFNPGTFAEDVPG from the coding sequence GTGGAGGAGCACGTGAACCGGGCCGGCGGGGCTGGCGGGCCTGCGGGAGGGTACCCGAACTTCGGGGCGGCGCGGCGGGTGGCGGCGGCGCTGGCGATGCGGTGCCCGCGCTGCTGCCGGGGGGCCGCCTGGGCGGGGCCGTTCCGGATGCATGAGCGGTGCCCGGTCTGCGGGCTGCAGTTCGAACGGGAGCCGGGCTACTTCACGGGGGCGATGTACGCGAGCTATTTCATCGGGCTGTTCGTGACGCTGCCCGTGTGGCTCTGGATGCTGCTGGCCGGGGCGCCGTTCGGGGCGATCCTCGTGACGGCGTTCGGGCTGGTAGCGCTGGTGACGCCCGCGGCATTCCACTATTCGCGGGTGGCCTGGATGCAGATCGACGCGTACTTCAACCCGGGGACGTTCGCCGAGGATGTGCCGGGATGA
- a CDS encoding TIGR03619 family F420-dependent LLM class oxidoreductase, producing MPAPHFGVTIPQIKRTWNEAKTNAREFEAMGFDSLWVCDHLYGPQSPQIPILEAWSLVAAVAAITERVEIGTLVTPAGMRNPAQLGKVIATIDNIAGGRIIPGLGAGWMPREFTDFGVPFPPIGARMRQLREALELFRAMWTEPEVTMDGEFVHVRNLVCEPKPVRRPPILVGGAGEKVLLRIAARHADIWNNLAAHHHALPRKIDVLREHCAAVGRDPASITISQQCLVIIAPDEAAAAPMVETAKKIFGGHMGDPTGPLAIAGSPARVREQIQRHLDLGCTMFVIEFFGRDTREPARLFAETVLPHFR from the coding sequence ATGCCGGCACCCCACTTCGGCGTCACCATCCCCCAGATTAAGCGCACCTGGAACGAAGCGAAGACCAACGCCCGCGAGTTCGAAGCCATGGGCTTCGATTCCCTCTGGGTCTGTGACCATCTCTACGGCCCGCAGTCGCCCCAGATCCCAATCCTCGAAGCCTGGTCCCTCGTCGCCGCCGTTGCCGCCATCACCGAACGGGTCGAAATCGGCACCCTCGTCACCCCCGCCGGCATGCGCAACCCGGCCCAGCTCGGCAAGGTCATCGCCACCATCGACAACATCGCCGGCGGCCGCATCATCCCCGGTCTCGGCGCCGGCTGGATGCCCCGCGAATTCACCGACTTCGGCGTCCCCTTCCCGCCCATCGGCGCCCGCATGCGCCAGCTCCGCGAAGCCCTCGAGCTCTTCCGCGCCATGTGGACTGAGCCCGAGGTCACCATGGACGGCGAATTCGTCCACGTCCGCAACCTCGTCTGCGAGCCCAAGCCCGTCCGCAGGCCGCCCATCCTCGTCGGCGGCGCCGGCGAAAAAGTCCTCCTCCGCATCGCTGCCCGCCACGCCGATATCTGGAACAACCTCGCCGCCCACCACCACGCCCTCCCCCGCAAAATCGACGTCCTCCGCGAACACTGCGCCGCCGTCGGCCGCGACCCGGCTTCCATCACCATCAGCCAGCAGTGCCTCGTCATCATCGCACCGGATGAGGCCGCCGCCGCTCCCATGGTCGAAACCGCGAAGAAGATCTTCGGCGGCCACATGGGCGACCCCACCGGCCCGCTCGCCATCGCCGGCAGCCCTGCCCGCGTCCGCGAGCAGATCCAGCGCCACCTCGACCTCGGCTGCACCATGTTCGTCATCGAGTTCTTCGGCCGCGACACCCGCGAGCCCGCCCGCCTCTTCGCCGAGACCGTCCTGCCCCACTTCCGCTAA
- a CDS encoding GNAT family N-acetyltransferase → MGAGEFRVVPYARGRHGDGPWRVVARVFEEYGFPFAEADYDADVLWPERHYREGWFLVAEAADGEVVGCVGLSDEGGGEFELHRLYVLPGARGKGLGERLTREVIGLARAAGARRLVLFSDVAFEHAHRLYERCGFRRNRFRYAPDPWRSREWGFVLEFEEER, encoded by the coding sequence GTGGGAGCCGGGGAGTTCCGGGTGGTGCCGTACGCGCGGGGGCGGCACGGCGACGGCCCGTGGCGGGTGGTGGCGCGGGTGTTCGAGGAGTACGGCTTCCCGTTTGCGGAGGCGGACTACGATGCGGACGTGCTCTGGCCGGAGCGGCACTACCGGGAGGGGTGGTTCCTTGTGGCGGAGGCGGCCGACGGGGAGGTGGTCGGGTGCGTGGGGCTCTCGGACGAGGGCGGCGGTGAGTTCGAGCTGCACCGGCTGTACGTGCTGCCGGGAGCGCGGGGGAAGGGGCTGGGCGAGCGGCTGACGCGGGAGGTGATTGGGCTGGCGCGGGCTGCTGGGGCGCGGCGGCTGGTGCTGTTCAGCGATGTGGCGTTCGAGCATGCGCACCGGCTGTACGAGCGGTGCGGGTTCCGGCGGAACCGGTTCCGGTATGCGCCGGACCCGTGGCGAAGCCGGGAATGGGGATTCGTGCTGGAGTTCGAGGAGGAACGGTAA